One Gadus morhua chromosome 23, gadMor3.0, whole genome shotgun sequence DNA segment encodes these proteins:
- the arl8 gene encoding ADP-ribosylation factor-like 8: MGVIFAKLWSFFCDQEHKVIIVGLDNAGKTTILYQFLMNEVVHTSPTIGSNVEEIVVKNTHFLMWDIGGQESLRSSWNTYYSNTEFIILVVDSTDRERLVISKEELYRMLANEDLRKAAVLILANKQDMKGCMSAAEISKYLSLSTIKDHPWHIQSCCALTGEGLCQGLEWMSSRAGLR, from the exons ATGGGCGTCATCTTCGCCAAGCTGTGGAGCTTCTTCTGTGACCAAG AACACAAAGTGATCATTGTTGGGTTGGACAATGCAGGAAAGACCACCATACTCTACCAGTT tctgaTGAACGAGGTGGTCCACACGTCGCCCACCATAGGCAGCAATGTGGAGGAGATCGTAGTGAAGAACACGCACTTCCTCATGTGGGACATTGGTGGGCAGGAGTCCCTCCGCTCCTCCTGGAACACCTACTACTCCAATACTGAG TTTATCATCCTGGTGGTGGACAGCACAGACCGAGAGCGGCTGGTCATCTCTAAAGAAGAACTGTACCGCATGCTGGCCAACGAG gatCTGCGTAAGGCTGCGGTTCTGATCCTGGCCAACAAGCAGGACATGAAGGGCTGCATGTCTGCAGCGGAGATCTCCAAGTACCTCAGCCTGAGCACCATCAAGGACCACCCCTGGCACATCCAGTCCTGCTGCGCCCTGACCGGGGAGGG GTTGTGTCAGGGTCTGGAGTGGATGAGCTCCCGGGCCGGTCTCAgatag